AACAAATGAATCCCTCAGTACTTCTGTCAATTTGCTGCCTCTGAAAGGAATATGACCCTGGTCATTGTCAAGAGCCCTAATGCATTCCTTTAATGCAAGTAAGCTCTTATTGATCTCAGCACCTTCCATTCTGCAACGTATAGTTCGAAACAGCTAATTAACAAACAAGTCAAGAAAAGATACATACAGCATATTCCACCACGCATCACTTAAATGGATTCATATCATTGAACAAGCATAAGATAAATGCAAGAGAAAGAGTGGAATTGGATGTGATCTTTAGCCActataattttaagtattgaaaCCTCCTTTTTTTATCGGCAAGTTTTGAAACCAGCTTTGGCACTCATATCTCCCCATGTCAATATAAACAATCAGAATGCACTAAATAATGGCCTATGGTAGAATGGTATAAACATCCAGACAATTGGAAGTTCCTGCATTACAGAATGTAAACTAGACTCGTCAAGTTATATTTTAGCACtgaattatttcatttcaatgcAAATGTTCTAcccatttatttataaactccTTGTAAGTGTAGAGATCCAATGACTAGGACAACGGAAAGGAGCAAGTGGCAGATGTCCTACATTTTACATACCAAATAGTGACTCAATGAGCTCTGTAACACAtcatattgagaaatattatcAAACCATGAAGCAGGTAACTTTGCTTTATTCTAGCATTGAAAGTGAACCATACCTTGTCTGTTTGTCATTATCTGTAGTGTCTGCACCACGTTCACTCCCAGCAAGATCTATAAAGGAGAGCTTTCCAACAACACGAGGTGGCTTTGACTCACTGCCATCAACTGACCTCTTGATAGCAAGCTGAAGTATGGCATGTGAACGGGAGGATTCCTCATTTGCACCAGTTGTTCCAGTAATTCTTGTGGAACTTCCTTTCTCAATGAGCTCCTTAATTGTTTCCACATCTGATACTTTGTACTCTTGCAAGCCAACAATGCAAACTTTCTGCTTCCCATCCTCTCTCATGCAAAGTTTTCTACAAAATGAAAGCTTTTATATTTGTAGCAACCTTTGAGATTGCAGCTAATAACCCAATGAGGAAGGCTATAGAAACTTACTTCCTATCATTGAGGAGATCATATAGTTTTCCTCCATATATCTCAAAGAAGCTCACAAACAACTGAAAGCCTTGATTCCGGTAAGTGTGATGCATCAACCTCAAGATATCACGTGATGCTTTGAGGGGTAATGGCTTCATTGTATAAGTTTTTCCACTCCCTGAAAAAGCAGAGAAACAAGAAGTAGAAGTTTatttaggggatgtttggacACAGAGATGAGTGTGAAACTCTCATAATtttattcccaaacatcactcaaacacaacatttttcaattccaaatcttcaactttGTCATCTAATCatacctaatcattatccaaacacaaaaccaatacaacttttacaaaacttcaaaacaaaacacaaaaatgggTACagactttttcaaacttcaaaacaaaaattatattcaaacaattctttaactttataatatttttattcaattttttctctctcctttcccaaaacccaataaaacacattaagtcaaaccatttcactactattcacagaattctgATATATTCCAGTGTCCAAACGAGCCATTAGAGCAGCTTTGACAATGAAAGACCATCATGATTATTATGGTTCAACTGTCAAGCCAACACAAAGGCAAGACATCAACATTTTATTGGCATGAGCAAGCTGATAGTGACTCACCAATCACCGTATCCTGAAACCAAAACACATTCAGAAGTATATATTAAGTGACAAAGCAAAGTGGTCTATGTTTTGAATGATGTTGATAATCGCCAGGCTACAAAGATGATCTTGTATTAGAAGTTGGTGAAtcattttttttgataagtagaagTTGGTGAATCATGGAAGATACAAGTCAAACCATGTACATCCTCATGAAAAACTTAAATGATAAAGTGAAAATAATTCCGAAACAAAGTAAGGATTAAGTGACCATACTATATCAGAGtaaatttagtaattaaataagCACGGAACAATTCTGACATTGAGTTTTCCAAAAGGTCTGTAACAGGATCTAGTGAGGTTTGAGAGGCAGTTATTCACCTGTTTGCCCATATGCAAAGCAAGTAGCTTTTGTGCGTTGAAAAATTATGGGAACTATGGGCTCCACTGTCTCACGATACACCtagaaaggagaaagaaaattgaagattaaaTAATCTGAAGCCAAGTTCGGATGTATTTCTTCTGCTAACTCAATTGCATAATTTGTAAATGTTCTATACTTATTTTTCatccaaatcattttatttgtaatagaCTCACCTCATCGTTTGAGACCTCCTCATTCAGCACTgcatcaaaaataaattcatgctTCTCCACATATTCTGTGAGGTCAACCTACAGAACATTCAGATGATTCTAAGAACATaccacatgaaaataaaaagttgtagTTGCCAACAAGCCTGGGCTCGTATGGCACTTTCCTCCCATTCCTAGCGATGATGGGGTCTCTTGTTAGCAGTTTGATGCCCCGCATAAATTGCTCACAAAAAATCTCCCAgccaaaaaaaaagttactacCGGtgtatcaaagaaaaaaaaaaaggtaaataaataaaggatttTATGAGAAGCATGGCATTCTAGCTGGCAGATCTAATGTATCAATAGCTTGGCATTTACCACTTACAAACCTGAGCATATTCTTTTACTTCAAATctaatttgttatttatattgtGTACATGCATGGCACAATTTTGTAAGAAGGCCCAAATGTGGgaagcatttttttaatctctgttCTTGTCCAGTattctgtaattttttattaaaaaataattaaaaaaactacaTCAGAATGGTGGCATATATTGCATTTGACCCATAGTGACTTACCTTAAGTTTTGTCTCATAAACTGTAAGGGAATTAGAATGTGTCTCTATAATATCTTCCTCATTCTTTGCCAATTCCTTCTTATTAAGTGGTCTCTTGCGCACCTGTATTGAGAATATTGGAAGAAACTCTTAGAATAAGAGAGAGATAATGAATCCATGTCAGTCAAACAGGTCAGATCCTGAAAGGAAAGGATAATTCCTCGTGCAAAGCAAGTCACCTCAATAATGTGATACAGTCAAAAGCGTAGTGTCTGATTGTTTGGGCATTGCATTTCACTAGGATAAACAACGGAATTCAACCCcagcaattaaaaaaatagcaattgGAGGTGAAGTGAAAGGATCAGAAAGAACATACCACAACTTTAATCTTTGCTATAGAGCTGGATTTCTCTTTATCTGTTGTGAAACTCTTCATGAGGTTGTTTTCTGGCAGACCACGAGTTCTGCCAGTTTGTTTGTTGTTTGAAATGTAGGGATCAGTGTCATCAAAGCTTCTGCCACGAATATGATGATACATAGAAGCACCATCATACAGACCAGAGACCGGCATCTACCCACAAGACAGACAACAATATCAGCAGAGCTTTTCGTATAAGTAAAATAATGGCGAAAAGCAGAGCTATGCGTACAGAGCTATTTCAGTTACTGTTGTcttcaaaaaattaaactaaaaaaataaagaagaaactACTCTGGCAGAtagacggaaaaaaaaaaagcccgaCTCAAACAAAGAAGCGTTCGAAGTTTGTGTTATAAATTAAGTTACTCAGGCTAAGAATGAAGCCtgttttttattcttcataaacAAAAACCACGAAAAGCATCTATCTGATCAATGGATTGACATATGAATCGTATAACAGGAGCCCCAACATAAGCATttgaaattaacaatttaaAGGTTACAACCAATAAAATTATGGAAATGAAAACAGATTACCACAAAAGTTCATACCAGTGACTCCATACAAAGAATCAAAACATGAgttcattaaaagaaaatggtgCCACTTAATGCCAAATACACATCACCCTATAAAACGCAAGAGCCATTGAACTTTGAAGATGAGGCCTTTGTAATTGTGGGCTAGcatctaaaattaattaagtcgTTGTTGAAAATGCCAAGAGAAGCACCTCGGTTAGAAGCTCTGTATTGAAAGAATGCAGATCCAAGAGTCCCGGACTGAACTCATTGGTCGAATCTTCACCATTCTTCCTCGACCGAGAGTTACCGGGAGGCGTTGATGGCTCCAAGTAAAACTCATTTCCTCCACTTAATCCACTTTGCCCATTCCTATACATCATCGACCCCcgccctcctcctccaccaccaccagcacCATAGAACCCGTGGTCCTGCTTTTAGCACAATAGCACAAATCGAACACAATCATACGGCTGCGATCTAGGACTACAGCACCAAATCcacaaaaaaacacacacacagataaACATTATCGTCTAACATGAGATTGAGGAATATTTGTATTGAGCTGTAAGGGTTTTCAGTAGATTTAAATTGGGAACCAAACAGAAAGATGGGAACCTGAAGAGGAGGAATGGAAGAGCTGGAGGAATGGAGGTGCTGAAGACCAGTGGACTGAAGCCAGCGATCATTGGACGAATTATCCAGAAAGTTTCCCGAGTACTGGCGCTGGTGGTGCACCCCGGCCGCACCAGATCTCTGCCCCTGCCTCCCCGCCCCGTTCATCTCTCAAAGACCAGATCAAAACTCGGTCGAAATGCTGCCGGCTCGGAACCTCTCTCTTGAATTCCGATTAAGCTTAAACCCTGCAAAACACACTCTTATGGCTTTCCCTCTCAGAATTCACTTTCTCCGTCTAAAACCGGATTAAGCTGCGATCGAAGTTTCTTCCTCTATATCGTCGTCAAATCTGATTAAAGCACTAAATCGGAGCTTCACATTCTGTGTCTAAAACAcgcacacacactctctctctctctctctctgaaaaaaAAGCCTTTAGCAGAGATTATATCAGAGTAGAGGCCGCACAGATGCAAGGAAACAGAAATAGAAGCCTCTCTGAgtgaaatcaaatcaaataattaattatcgtgactaaaacaaaaaacaaaaaaaattggaagCTAAAACGTAAACAGAAGTGGAGGTTGTGGACCTGTGTTggttaataataagaaaaatactatttccacGTAAAATTGTTACCgaattgtatttatttatttttaaaatttttttacttaataattaagaaaatatttttaaataaatttgtaattttttaaaaatatttaaagtgtttaaaaaaatgattgaaaaaaagcaaaaaaaaaaaaaaaaaaatttgcctttCGGTAGAAGATTTCAATAACAATCTTCTATGAGTGTAGCAGTTTCCTAATAATAATAGAGTCAGGCTATTTTACCGCTCAGGATAATAGCTCAAGTTGATTGCttgatattttttactttttttttttatttttttaattttttaatatatttaaatattttaaaaaaataaaaaaatatcttaatatatttaaaatcacttttttaattattaaataaaacaaaaaaaaatttatcaatcgATCAAATTAAGCGGTACAAAGAGGTAAACTAATTTTTTCCTAATAATAAAGAGTCGTAGGCTTAAAGCCAATGAGATAAATAGATAGCTTGACAGAAAGACAGGAGAGAGACAGAGGAGCTTCAATTTTTGAACTGCTGGAGCGAGTGAGTAACCACCGAGTTCGGAGGACAGGCGTAGCACGTGCGAGAGGAAAACGACGTGTAGGTTTTGTTGGGACCCGTTCCGGCGGCATTTGAACCTTTTCTTGGGGAGATGGGCACGGCAACCCCAACCGTCCCACATGGTTGGGTCGGGACcactttaatattaattattcaaTGCTAAATGGCGTTACGTTGCGCGCTTGACTTcccttcaaattcaaaattttcgtCGCTTTTCTTGTTTGAGGGATGATGGCGCCGCGCCTTGGTgttggtgttggtgttggatGAATCAGTGGCCGTGCTTATCATTCTTATTCTTTCAATTCGAGTCCCATTTGATTATCTCATCCGATTGCAAGATCTTCATTTCAAAATAAAGTGCTCTATTATCGGTTGAAAAGTGGTACAACCACgtcaacatttattaaaaataaatatacaaactaACGTGTTACgttaaatgtattttataataaaaataatattactattaaatgtaccacgttaatttataataaaag
Above is a genomic segment from Juglans microcarpa x Juglans regia isolate MS1-56 chromosome 1D, Jm3101_v1.0, whole genome shotgun sequence containing:
- the LOC121258445 gene encoding kinesin-like protein KIN-13B isoform X2; protein product: MNGAGRQGQRSGAAGVHHQRQYSGNFLDNSSNDRWLQSTGLQHLHSSSSSIPPLQDHGFYGAGGGGGGGRGSMMYRNGQSGLSGGNEFYLEPSTPPGNSRSRKNGEDSTNEFSPGLLDLHSFNTELLTEMPVSGLYDGASMYHHIRGRSFDDTDPYISNNKQTGRTRGLPENNLMKSFTTDKEKSSSIAKIKVVVRKRPLNKKELAKNEEDIIETHSNSLTVYETKLKVDLTEYVEKHEFIFDAVLNEEVSNDEVYRETVEPIVPIIFQRTKATCFAYGQTGSGKTYTMKPLPLKASRDILRLMHHTYRNQGFQLFVSFFEIYGGKLYDLLNDRKKLCMREDGKQKVCIVGLQEYKVSDVETIKELIEKGSSTRITGTTGANEESSRSHAILQLAIKRSVDGSESKPPRVVGKLSFIDLAGSERGADTTDNDKQTRMEGAEINKSLLALKECIRALDNDQGHIPFRGSKLTEVLRDSFVGDSRTVMISCISPSSGSCEHTLNTLRYADRVKSLSKGTNPKKDILSSTFNLKESTTVPLSSVPASNFEEDASDSSPEQTERDDFDASEEPYQVGNPFWKKNWKIESYNLSTSEDRIRKPNGQTKWKDLPKFESKNSHSDDYLSALLQEEEDLVNAHRKQVEETMSIVREEMNLLVEADQPGNHLDDYISRLNAILSQKAAGILQLQNRLAHFQKSLKEHNVLESTCGY
- the LOC121258445 gene encoding kinesin-like protein KIN-13B isoform X1; translation: MNGAGRQGQRSGAAGVHHQRQYSGNFLDNSSNDRWLQSTGLQHLHSSSSSIPPLQQDHGFYGAGGGGGGGRGSMMYRNGQSGLSGGNEFYLEPSTPPGNSRSRKNGEDSTNEFSPGLLDLHSFNTELLTEMPVSGLYDGASMYHHIRGRSFDDTDPYISNNKQTGRTRGLPENNLMKSFTTDKEKSSSIAKIKVVVRKRPLNKKELAKNEEDIIETHSNSLTVYETKLKVDLTEYVEKHEFIFDAVLNEEVSNDEVYRETVEPIVPIIFQRTKATCFAYGQTGSGKTYTMKPLPLKASRDILRLMHHTYRNQGFQLFVSFFEIYGGKLYDLLNDRKKLCMREDGKQKVCIVGLQEYKVSDVETIKELIEKGSSTRITGTTGANEESSRSHAILQLAIKRSVDGSESKPPRVVGKLSFIDLAGSERGADTTDNDKQTRMEGAEINKSLLALKECIRALDNDQGHIPFRGSKLTEVLRDSFVGDSRTVMISCISPSSGSCEHTLNTLRYADRVKSLSKGTNPKKDILSSTFNLKESTTVPLSSVPASNFEEDASDSSPEQTERDDFDASEEPYQVGNPFWKKNWKIESYNLSTSEDRIRKPNGQTKWKDLPKFESKNSHSDDYLSALLQEEEDLVNAHRKQVEETMSIVREEMNLLVEADQPGNHLDDYISRLNAILSQKAAGILQLQNRLAHFQKSLKEHNVLESTCGY
- the LOC121258445 gene encoding kinesin-like protein KIN-13B isoform X3: MMYRNGQSGLSGGNEFYLEPSTPPGNSRSRKNGEDSTNEFSPGLLDLHSFNTELLTEMPVSGLYDGASMYHHIRGRSFDDTDPYISNNKQTGRTRGLPENNLMKSFTTDKEKSSSIAKIKVVVRKRPLNKKELAKNEEDIIETHSNSLTVYETKLKVDLTEYVEKHEFIFDAVLNEEVSNDEVYRETVEPIVPIIFQRTKATCFAYGQTGSGKTYTMKPLPLKASRDILRLMHHTYRNQGFQLFVSFFEIYGGKLYDLLNDRKKLCMREDGKQKVCIVGLQEYKVSDVETIKELIEKGSSTRITGTTGANEESSRSHAILQLAIKRSVDGSESKPPRVVGKLSFIDLAGSERGADTTDNDKQTRMEGAEINKSLLALKECIRALDNDQGHIPFRGSKLTEVLRDSFVGDSRTVMISCISPSSGSCEHTLNTLRYADRVKSLSKGTNPKKDILSSTFNLKESTTVPLSSVPASNFEEDASDSSPEQTERDDFDASEEPYQVGNPFWKKNWKIESYNLSTSEDRIRKPNGQTKWKDLPKFESKNSHSDDYLSALLQEEEDLVNAHRKQVEETMSIVREEMNLLVEADQPGNHLDDYISRLNAILSQKAAGILQLQNRLAHFQKSLKEHNVLESTCGY